The proteins below are encoded in one region of Streptomyces marianii:
- a CDS encoding sirohydrochlorin chelatase, giving the protein MTSPPALLIAADGVQHDAGAAALLDFVEHLGSRHPGIPVAAGLVGTGRWPIEEAVGELVAAGADRLAAVPLTLVPDRRSGEALSRALDAVREERPGLAVGASRALGPDPVLLALLEQRLDEALGGGARSPRDRADVTVLLVAPGSADPQANAEVYRAARLLWEGRGYAGVETAFVSTAAPDVPTGLDRCVRLGARRIVVLPYALFDGGPAERAVLHAEGWAEAHPDTDVRPAGVIGAAEELADLVVERYREAVAPPVPASAGRP; this is encoded by the coding sequence GTGACTTCCCCGCCCGCCCTGCTCATCGCCGCGGACGGCGTCCAACACGACGCCGGAGCCGCGGCACTGCTGGACTTCGTGGAGCACCTGGGCAGCCGCCATCCCGGAATACCCGTCGCGGCCGGCCTCGTCGGCACCGGCCGCTGGCCGATCGAAGAGGCCGTGGGCGAACTCGTCGCCGCCGGAGCCGATCGGCTGGCCGCCGTTCCCCTGACGCTGGTACCGGACCGGCGGAGCGGGGAGGCCCTGTCCAGGGCGCTCGACGCCGTCCGCGAGGAACGGCCCGGACTCGCCGTGGGCGCGAGCCGCGCACTCGGCCCCGACCCGGTGCTGCTCGCGCTGCTGGAACAGCGGCTCGACGAGGCGCTGGGCGGCGGTGCGCGCTCGCCGCGGGACCGCGCCGACGTGACGGTGCTGCTGGTCGCGCCCGGCTCGGCCGACCCACAGGCCAACGCGGAGGTGTACCGGGCGGCGCGGCTTCTCTGGGAGGGCCGTGGGTACGCGGGGGTCGAGACCGCGTTCGTCTCGACGGCCGCGCCCGACGTGCCGACGGGGCTCGACCGGTGCGTACGGCTCGGGGCACGCCGGATCGTGGTCCTCCCGTACGCCCTGTTCGACGGCGGCCCGGCCGAACGGGCCGTGCTGCACGCCGAGGGCTGGGCCGAGGCCCACCCGGACACGGACGTGCGGCCGGCCGGAGTGATCGGCGCAGCCGAGGAGTTGGCCGATCTGGTCGTCGAACGCTACCGGGAGGCCGTCGCCCCACCGGTTCCGGCCTCCGCGGGGCGCCCGTGA
- a CDS encoding cobalamin biosynthesis protein yields MTGRAGRFVVGVGARRGASADEVLALVRDALREAGASASSVVAVATVAAKAREPGIAAAAAALGVPLRTYAAAELARVPVPNPSAAAAAVGTPSVAEAAALADGGELVVGKRKSGGQGRPGAVTCAIVRLADTSSPGPVPPCVEPVTPDMISDVNDGGPVGRHRRHRHHRKENL; encoded by the coding sequence ATGACCGGCCGCGCGGGCCGGTTCGTCGTCGGTGTCGGGGCGCGCAGGGGCGCGTCCGCGGACGAGGTGCTCGCTCTCGTCCGGGACGCGTTGCGGGAGGCGGGGGCGTCGGCGAGTTCGGTCGTCGCGGTCGCGACGGTGGCCGCCAAGGCACGCGAACCGGGCATCGCGGCCGCGGCGGCCGCGCTCGGCGTCCCGCTGCGGACGTACGCCGCCGCGGAGCTCGCCCGGGTACCGGTGCCGAACCCGTCCGCGGCGGCGGCCGCGGTGGGCACACCTTCGGTGGCGGAGGCCGCGGCCCTCGCGGACGGGGGAGAACTCGTGGTGGGGAAACGGAAATCCGGAGGTCAGGGGCGACCCGGTGCGGTGACCTGTGCCATCGTGCGGCTTGCGGATACTTCGAGTCCGGGACCGGTCCCGCCGTGCGTGGAACCGGTGACGCCGGACATGATCTCGGACGTGAACGACGGCGGGCCGGTCGGCCGGCACCGGCGGCATCGCCACCACCGCAAGGAGAACCTGTGA
- a CDS encoding ZIP family metal transporter: protein MAVFVALGAFLMTLFGGWAAQRVTDRRHLVLGLAGGLMLGVAGLDLLPEAMAAAGEEVFGVPQAMLLFAGGFLLAHVVERLLAGRQAAHGAYNGGRHAHDHRVPQVGMTAAAAMVLHSLMDGIAIGAAFQAGGGMGPTVALAVITHDFADGFNTYTVTSLYGNERRRAVAMLFAAALAPVVGAASTLLFTMPPEVLGSYLGFFGGALLYLAAAEILPEAHHAHPARSTLLCTVSGVAFIWLVTGLAE from the coding sequence ATGGCGGTGTTCGTCGCGCTCGGCGCGTTCCTGATGACGCTGTTCGGCGGCTGGGCGGCGCAGCGCGTCACCGACCGCCGGCACCTCGTGCTCGGTCTCGCCGGGGGACTGATGCTGGGGGTCGCCGGACTCGATCTGCTGCCGGAGGCGATGGCGGCCGCGGGGGAGGAAGTCTTCGGCGTACCGCAGGCGATGCTGCTGTTCGCCGGCGGCTTTCTGCTGGCCCACGTGGTGGAGCGGCTGCTCGCCGGCCGGCAGGCCGCGCACGGGGCGTACAACGGCGGCCGGCACGCCCACGACCACCGCGTACCGCAGGTCGGTATGACCGCCGCCGCGGCCATGGTGCTGCACAGCCTGATGGACGGCATCGCCATCGGCGCGGCCTTCCAGGCGGGCGGCGGGATGGGGCCCACCGTCGCGCTCGCGGTCATCACCCACGACTTCGCCGACGGGTTCAACACGTACACCGTCACCAGCCTGTACGGGAACGAGCGCCGCAGGGCCGTCGCCATGCTGTTCGCCGCGGCCCTCGCCCCGGTGGTCGGCGCCGCCTCGACCCTGCTGTTCACCATGCCGCCCGAGGTGCTCGGCAGCTATCTCGGCTTCTTCGGCGGCGCGTTGCTCTACCTCGCCGCCGCGGAGATCCTCCCGGAGGCCCACCACGCGCACCCGGCCCGGTCTACCCTGCTGTGCACGGTCTCGGGCGTGGCGTTCATCTGGCTGGTGACGGGCCTGGCGGAGTGA